From Brachionichthys hirsutus isolate HB-005 chromosome 2, CSIRO-AGI_Bhir_v1, whole genome shotgun sequence, one genomic window encodes:
- the tbc1d22b gene encoding TBC1 domain family member 22B, whose translation MATDSRTQFWRRTAKGPGRYPKDTKPKLNSLKSKKASSFHEFACSTNDAWDIDDEEDEDFLRTLGPPPPLSDRHSPSTQTRNRAGDAHAGELHRWAPPRTEAQNHQEVQEDTEHKHVSAVVLRSSSDTSLNTSSVRSMLQKQNKLPARPIIPLVARISDQNASGAPPMTVRDKSRLDKFKQLLATANTDLEELRKHSWSGIPKEVRPVTWRLLSGYLPANNDRRELVLNRKREEYFGFIEQYYHSRTDEHHKDTYRQIHIDIPRTNPLIPLFQQPVVQEVFERILFIWAIRHPASGYVQGINDLVTPFFVVFLSEFVTEDVENFDVAALPLDARRNIEADSFWCMSKLLDGIQDNYTFAQPGIQNKVKALEELVSRIDVDIHSHFKKYEVEYLQFAFRWMNNLLMRELPLRCTIRLWDTYQAEAEGFSHFHLYVCAAFLIEWRKEILSMVDFQGLLLLLQNVPTIHWGNEEVGLLLAEAYRLKYTFADAPSHYKR comes from the exons ATGGCCACCGACAGCAGGACACAGTTCTGGAGAAGAACCGCGAAGGGTCCCGGAAG GTATCCCAAAGACACAAAGCCCAAACTCAACAGCCTGAAGTCGAAGAAGGCGTCCAGCTTCCACGAGTTCGCCTGCAGCACCAATGATGCCTGGGACATtgacgatgaggaggatgaggatttCCTCAGGACCCTTGGCCCTCCACCCCCGCTATCAGACCGGCACTCTCcgtccacacagacacgg AATCGGGCCGGTGACGCGCACGCTGGGGAGTTGCACAGATGGGCACCCCCCCGCACAGAAGCTCAAAACCaccaggaggtgcaggaggacaCGGAACACAAGCATGTCAGCGCCGTGGTCCTCAGGTCCAGTAGCGACACGTCCCTCAACACGTCCTCAG TTCGTTCCATGCTGCAGAAGCAAAACAAGCTCCCAGCTCGACCCATCATTCCCCTGGTGGCTCGCATCTCGGACCAGAATGCATCAGGGGCGCCACCCATGACGGTGCGGGACAAGAGTCGGCTGGACAAATTCAAGCAGCTGCTTGCTACGGCCAACACGGACCTCG AGGAGCTCCGGAAGCACAGCTGGTCGGGCATCCCGAAAGAAGTCCGTCCGGTCACATGGAGACTCCTCTCT GGCTACCTGCCTGCCAACAACGACCGCAGAGAGCTGGTGCTAAATAGGAAGCGGGAAGAATACTTTGGCTTCATCGAGCAGTATTACCACTCCAGGACAGATGAGCACCATAAAGACACCTACAGACAG ATCCACATTGACATTCCAAGAACCAACCCTCTGATTCCCTTGTTCCAGCAGCCTGTAGTACAAGAA GTGTTTGAGCGGATCCTCTTTATCTGGGCCATCCGCCACCCGGCTAGTGGTTATGTCCAGGGGATCAACGATCTGGTCACACCCTTCTtcgttgtcttcctgtctgagtTCGTCA CGGAGGATGTGGAGAACTTTGACGTGGCGGCGCTGCCGCTGGACGCCCGGAGGAACATCGAAGCTGACAGCTTCTGGTGCATGAGCAAGCTGCTGGATGGAATACAG GACAACTACACCTTCGCTCAGCCTGGAATCCAGAACAAAGTGAAGGCGTTGGAGGAGCTGGTCAGCAGGATAGACG TTGACATTCACAGTCATTTCAAAAAGTACGAGGTTGAGTATCTGCAGTTTGCGTTCCGCTGGATGAACAACCTGCTGATGAGGGAGCTGCCGCTCCGTTGTACTATCCGTCTCTGGGACACCTACCAG GCTGAAGCAGAGGGGTTCTCCCACTTCCACCTCTAtgtctgtgctgctttcctcATCGAGTGGCGCAAAGAGATTCTCTCCATGGTTGACTTTCAG ggcctcctcttgctgctgcagaacgttCCTACCATCCACTGGGGGAACGAGGAGGtggggctgctgctggctgaAGCCTACAGACTCAAGTATACGTTTGCAGATGCGCCGAGCCACTACAAGAGGTAG
- the plpbp gene encoding pyridoxal phosphate homeostasis protein translates to MWKAAMAEEVGKALQSVVERVSQAAARRPKTLPAVSPRLVAVSKTKPPDMVVAAYKQGQRNFGENYVNELVDKASDPLILASCPEIKWHFIGHLQKNNVNKLLGVPNLFLVETVDSAKLADRVNGSWQRIRGAGTRRLKVMLQINTSGEQSKHGLPPDDTVDAVQHIVSRCSALHFTGLMTIGRYGYDLSLGPNPDFTMLLSRRRDVCDSLALSPEDVELSMGMSSDFQHAIEVGATNVRVGSVIFGNREYPNSAANTPNPSPAPSPAPSPAPSPAPSPEKTSKAVSEEAASKMQHLSVSGQ, encoded by the exons ATGTGGAAAGCAGCAATGGCGGAGGAGGTCGGGAAGGCGCTGCAGTCGGTTGTGGAGCGGGTGAGCCaggcggcggcgcggcggccCAAG ACGCTGCCCGCCGTGTCGCCCCGCCTCGTGGCCGTCAGCAAGACCAAGCCCCCGGACATGGTGGTGGCGGCCTACAAACAGGGGCAGCGCAACTTCGGAGAGAACTAC GTCAATGAGCTCGTGGACAAAGCTTCCGATCCTCTG aTCTTAGCCTCATGTCCAGAAATCAAATGGCATTTTATCGGCCATCTCCAAAAGAACAACGTCAACAAGCTTCTGG GTGTCCCCAACCTGTTCCTCGTGGAGACGGTGGACTCGGCCAAGCTGGCGGACCGAGTCAACGGTTCGTGGCAGCGCATCAGAGGCGCCGGCACGCGGCGGCTGAAGGTCATGCTGCAGATCAACACCAGCGGAGAACAGA GTAAACACGGCCTGCCGCCGGACGACACGGTGGACGCCGTCCAGCACATCGTGTCCCGGTGCTCCGCCCTGCACTTCACGGGGCTCATGACCATCGGGCGCTACGGTTACGACCTCAGCCTGGGCCCCAACCCGGACTTCACG atgctgctgagTCGGCGGCGGGACGTGTGCGACAGCCTGGCGCTGTCCCCGGAGGACGTGGAGCTCAGCATGGGGATGTCCTCGGACTTCCAGCACGCG ATTGAGGTGGGCGCCACGAACGTGCGCGTGGGCAGCGTCATATTCGGCAACAGGGAGTATCCCAACAGCGCGGCCAACACTCCCAATCCCAGCCCGGCCCCCAGCCCGGCCCCCAGCCCGGCTCCCAGCCCGGCCCCCAGCCCGGAGAAGACGTCCAAGGCGGTGTCGGAAGAGGCCGCCAGCAAGATGCAGCACCTGAGCGTTTCGGGACAGTAG
- the snrpg gene encoding small nuclear ribonucleoprotein G isoform X2, with protein sequence MSKAHPPELKKFMDKKLSLKLNGGRHVQGILRGFDPFMNLVMDDSLEMGPGGQQNTIGMVIRGNSIIMLEALERV encoded by the exons ATGAGCAAAGCGCACCCGCCTGAGCTGAAGAA GTTCATGGACAAGAAACTTTCAC TGAAGCTGAACGGCGGCAGACACGTTCAGGGCATCCTGCGGGGGTTTGACCCCTTCATGAACCTGGTGATGGACGACTCTCTGGAGATGGGCCCCGGGGGACAGCAGAACACCATCGGCATG GTCATCAGAGGAAATAGCATCATCATGTTGGAGGCCCTGGAGAGAGTGTGA
- the snrpg gene encoding small nuclear ribonucleoprotein G isoform X1 → MSKAHPPELKKFMDKKLSLKLNGGRHVQGILRGFDPFMNLVMDDSLEMGPGGQQNTIGMVVIRGNSIIMLEALERV, encoded by the exons ATGAGCAAAGCGCACCCGCCTGAGCTGAAGAA GTTCATGGACAAGAAACTTTCAC TGAAGCTGAACGGCGGCAGACACGTTCAGGGCATCCTGCGGGGGTTTGACCCCTTCATGAACCTGGTGATGGACGACTCTCTGGAGATGGGCCCCGGGGGACAGCAGAACACCATCGGCATGGTG GTCATCAGAGGAAATAGCATCATCATGTTGGAGGCCCTGGAGAGAGTGTGA
- the si:ch211-148l7.4 gene encoding zinc finger protein 883 encodes MDGVSWTATRAQELFSRPGTPAGTLTKLARFIARSDPKRHAQSQRQRRSLLGREGGEGVPRASGVPRASGVPRQQELGRALPKPHRCPSCRLEFSLRSSLHLHKCDQDSAQCEICHGEARRGSPADPGGPQDVSSHCQPQRLDSSPYACAPCGRGFSQKQALLQHQQAGCGEPPDGDRGSPRPGSPRDSQPAAEGDSSPSESSDTPGSGSGVVNMCRFCPRAFRTQAGLQRHRLADHAEGRTTGPRGGKGAHVTMSGDPAKKKPLSCRSCGVAFGTSAELRLHREETHSREKDVRREPAPAARKRRRGGAYPCQVCGKVFLHHLSLRAHYRQHSASSCTTAETKGGAKDSRAAPKQVQKGVPDNKTVRRAGRAGSSAADPDGCRDAPGLEDDLDGEFPCPSCAEVFSRQSPLRAHMELHQSSVKRGRCSVCTDGMDTCEWPGARRRRLYHCVPCQQGFSALEPFLEHCQEHLRVKVDEDSVSEGVSRQAREA; translated from the coding sequence ATGGACGGCGTCAGCTGGACCGCCACGCGGGCCCAGGAGCTGTTCAGCCGCCCCGGGACGCCGGCGGGAACTCTGACGAAGCTGGCCCGCTTCATCGCACGGTCTGACCCGAAGCGACACGCTCAAAGTCAGAGGCAGCGTCGGTCTCTCCTCGGGCGGGAGGGTGGCGAGGGCGTCCCGCGTGCGTCGGGCGTCCCGCGTGCGTCGGGCGTCCCGCGCCAGCAGGAGCTCGGGCGCGCTCTGCCCAAGCCGCACCGCTGTCCCTCCTGCCGCCTGGAGTTCTCGCTCAGATCTTCCCTACATTTGCATAAGTGTGATCAAGACTCCGCCCAATGTGAGATTTGTCACGGGGAGGCTCGCCGTGGGTCTCCGGCAGATCCGGGCGGGCCACAGGACGTGTCCTCTCACTGCCAGCCTCAGCGCTTGGACAGCAGCCCCTACGCGTGTGCCCCGTGTGGGAGGGGCTTTAGCCAGAAGCAGgctctcctgcagcatcagcaggcCGGGTGTGGCGAGCCCCCTGACGGGGACAGGGGCTCGCCACGCCCCGGCAGTCCACGCGACTCCCAGCCGGCTGCTGAGGGAGACTCGTCCCCCTCCGAGTCCTCAGACACCCCGGGGTCCGGCAGCGGCGTCGTCAACATGTGCCGGTTCTGTCCAAGAGCCTTCCGCACACAGGCCGGGCTGCAACGCCATCGCCTGGCCGACCACGCTGAGGGACGGACGACGGGTCCGCGGGGAGGAAAGGGAGCGCACGTCACGATGAGCGGAGATCCAGCGAAGAAGAAGCCTCTGAGCTGTCGTTCCTGCGGCGTGGCGTTCGGGACCAGCGCCGAGCTGCGTCTTCACCGGGAGGAGACGCACAGCAGAGAAAAGGACGTCCGGAGAGAGCCGGCGCCCGCCGCCAGGAAGCGCCGGAGGGGCGGCGCCTATCCGTGTCAGGTCTGCGGGAAAGTCTTCCTCCACCATTTGTCACTCCGGGCACATTACAGACAGCACTCGGCCTCCAGCTGCACCACAGCCGAAACCAAAGGTGGCGCCAAAGACTCCCGCGCAGCGCCCAAGCAAGTCCAGAAAGGCGTCCCGGATAACAAGACCGTCAGGAGAGCGGGCCGGGCCGGGAGCAGCGCGGCCGATCCGGACGGCTGCAGGGACGCGCCGGGACTGGAGGACGACCTTGACGGGGAGTTTCCGTGCCCCTCCTGTGCGGAGGTGTTCTCTCGTCAGTCCCCGCTGAGGGCGCACATGGAGCTGCACCAGTCGTCGGTGAAGAGGGGGCGGTGCAGCGTGTGCACGGACGGCATGGACACGTGCGAGTGGCCGGGCGCCAGGAGACGCCGGCTGTACCACTGCGTGCCCTGCCAGCAGGGCTTCTCGGCGCTGGAGCCGTTCCTAGAGCACTGCCAGGAGCACCTGCGGGTGAAGGTGGACGAGGACAGCGTCTCGGAGGGCGTCTCCCGTCAGGCCCGCGAGGCCTGA
- the tmed4 gene encoding transmembrane emp24 domain-containing protein 4, with protein sequence MPSIPAAALLFAAFWIGPGRALYFHVGETEKKCFIEEIPDETMVIGTYRTQLWDKQTGSFLPATPGLGMHVEIRDPDTKMILSRQYGSEGRFTFTSHTPGEHRICLHSNSTKMALFAGGKLRVHLDVQVGEHTNNYPEIAAKDKLTELQLRARQLLDQVEQIQKEQNYQRYREERFRATSESTNQRVLWWSVAQTLILILTGVWQMKHLKSFFEAKKLV encoded by the exons ATGCCGTCCATCCCCGCCGCGGCGCTGCTTTTCGCCGCGTTTTGGATTGGTCCCGGGCGCGCGCTCTATTTCCACGTCGGGGAGACGGAGAAGAAATGCTTCATCGAGGAAATCCCCGACGAGACGATGGTTATCG GGACGTACCGGACTCAGCTGTGGGACAAGCAGACCGGCTCCTTCCTGCCCGCCACCCCCGGGCTTGGGATGCACGTTGAGATCAGGGATCCAGACACGAAG ATGATCCTGTCCCGCCAGTACGGCTCGGAGGGGCGTTTCACCTTCACCTCCCACACTCCTGGAGAACACCGGATCTGTCTGCACTCCAACTCCACCAAGATGGCTCTGTTCGCCGGAGGGAAGCTG AGAGTCCACCTGGACGTCCAGGTGGGAGAACACACCAACAACTACCCCGAGATCGCAGCCAAGGACAAGCTGACGGAGCTGCAGCTGCGAGCGCGGCAGCTGCTGGACCAGGTGGAGCAGATCCAGAAGGAGCAGAACTACCAGAGG TACCGCGAGGAGCGCTTCCGCGCGACGAGCGAGAGCACCAACCAGCGCGTCCTGTGGTGGTCCGTCGCCCAGAcgctcatcctcatcctcaccggCGTCTGGCAGATGAAGCACCTCAAGAGCTTCTTCGAGGCCAAGAAGCTGGTGTGA